In the genome of Coraliomargarita algicola, one region contains:
- a CDS encoding four helix bundle protein, with protein sequence MNESERKQALRIRTKRFAGQVVRLFVKLDRRREEISILGKQMIRSGTSVGANYREASRARSDAEFIAKIELCVQEADETQYWLELLNEDCGISTDLTQPLWHEADELISIFITMSKNTKKRRAEEK encoded by the coding sequence ATGAATGAAAGTGAGCGTAAGCAGGCATTACGAATACGAACAAAGCGGTTTGCTGGGCAGGTTGTGCGATTATTTGTGAAGCTGGATCGTCGACGTGAAGAAATTTCAATATTGGGCAAGCAGATGATTCGATCTGGGACTTCGGTGGGTGCCAATTATCGCGAAGCCAGTCGTGCTCGCAGTGATGCTGAGTTTATCGCAAAGATAGAATTATGTGTCCAAGAAGCTGATGAAACTCAGTATTGGCTTGAACTCTTAAACGAAGATTGCGGAATCTCTACTGACTTGACTCAGCCTTTATGGCACGAAGCCGACGAGCTCATTAGTATTTTCATCACCATGTCCAAAAACACAAAAAAACGACGAGCAGAAGAAAAATAG
- a CDS encoding glycosyltransferase family 4 protein — MKILVLHRRMSGYFVGCLNRLVNLKVQLEIVAWPNQADAPFSGKVLENFRSVRNRNEFSDSALLQMAEEYGPDIVLVAGWSDAGYVKVCRALKSKGVLIVSGCDTQWKGSLRQHIASAIAPWHVQQFIDVLWVSGERQRQLAAKLGYAGDRCWDGYYACDWNLFSAEAEKRFQSQRPESLELRPEETSPQVSSLKSQPSSLSSQVSIKSFAFVGRYAPVKGLDTLAEAYRIYSAQVESPWKLICAGKGECREQLIDAGAEDRGFIQPDDLPSLLAEASAFILPSRFEPWGVVVQEAAATGLPVIVSDICGAGVHLLRDRWNGRSFAAGDAAHLAECLLWMHQQSDEQLAELGRNSFELSKQYTPERWARTLIEGLRGLRAEG; from the coding sequence ATGAAAATACTGGTTCTTCACAGGCGTATGTCTGGTTATTTTGTTGGATGTTTGAATCGGCTTGTGAATTTGAAAGTGCAGCTTGAGATTGTTGCGTGGCCAAATCAAGCGGATGCTCCTTTCAGTGGAAAGGTCTTAGAGAATTTCCGTAGTGTCAGAAATCGAAATGAGTTTTCAGATTCGGCTCTGCTGCAAATGGCGGAAGAGTATGGTCCTGACATTGTGTTAGTTGCCGGCTGGTCCGATGCTGGTTACGTCAAGGTATGCAGAGCGCTGAAGTCTAAGGGGGTTCTAATCGTTTCAGGTTGTGATACCCAATGGAAAGGTTCTCTTCGTCAGCATATCGCGAGTGCCATTGCTCCTTGGCATGTGCAACAGTTTATCGACGTATTGTGGGTGTCCGGCGAACGGCAGCGTCAACTCGCCGCCAAGCTCGGCTACGCCGGTGATCGCTGCTGGGATGGGTATTATGCGTGTGACTGGAATCTTTTTTCTGCTGAAGCAGAAAAAAGATTCCAGTCACAGAGGCCTGAGAGCTTAGAGCTGAGGCCTGAGGAAACTTCCCCTCAAGTTTCTAGCCTCAAATCTCAGCCCTCAAGCCTCAGCTCTCAAGTCTCAATTAAAAGCTTCGCTTTTGTCGGCCGCTATGCGCCGGTCAAGGGACTTGATACCCTCGCTGAAGCTTATCGGATCTATTCCGCGCAGGTGGAGTCGCCTTGGAAGTTGATTTGTGCGGGCAAAGGGGAGTGTCGGGAGCAGTTAATTGATGCGGGTGCCGAGGATCGGGGCTTTATTCAGCCAGACGATTTGCCCTCGTTGCTGGCTGAAGCATCTGCGTTTATTTTACCGAGCCGCTTCGAGCCCTGGGGCGTTGTGGTGCAGGAGGCAGCTGCGACGGGGCTGCCAGTGATTGTTTCTGATATCTGTGGTGCTGGCGTTCATTTGCTGCGTGATCGCTGGAATGGTCGGAGCTTTGCGGCTGGCGATGCCGCGCATCTAGCTGAGTGCCTGCTGTGGATGCATCAGCAATCTGACGAACAGCTCGCGGAGCTGGGGCGCAATAGTTTTGAGCTTTCCAAACAATATACTCCAGAGCGCTGGGCACGGACGCTAATTGAAGGGCTGAGGGGGCTGAGGGCTGAGGGCTGA
- a CDS encoding glycosyltransferase has product MRLKLFITNDAYLPGFRFGGPVRSLANLVDWLGATYEIYIFTKDRDLGDSRGYPEIPANQWLQRENVRVFYASPEQHTAQRAGIELASIQPDVVYLNGLWEGMTRGLLKSRLPSARYVIAPRGALGAGALAIKPWKKKLGLLLMRGSLKNLVWHATADSEVTEVRQVIGPDETVYLASNLLERRVANAVELLPAERAAGPIRFVSFSRLSRKKNFDYLLRCLQAVRGPFSLDIIGPEEDPVYTEELNDLAGQLATDQVVRFLGGKSPAELQALLPSYDFFALPTQHENFGHVFVEAWAAGLPVIISDQTPWRDLESKGIGWDIALSDTQRWRNVLEHCIQISSEEIHKMKLNAAQFASALALNQPIDSYQRIFEG; this is encoded by the coding sequence ATGCGCTTAAAACTTTTTATTACCAACGACGCGTATTTACCTGGCTTTCGCTTTGGGGGACCTGTGCGGTCTTTAGCGAATTTGGTGGATTGGCTGGGGGCGACTTACGAAATCTATATTTTTACTAAGGATCGTGATTTGGGCGATTCCCGAGGCTATCCGGAGATTCCTGCGAATCAGTGGCTGCAGCGTGAAAACGTGCGGGTCTTTTATGCCAGCCCGGAGCAGCATACTGCGCAGCGCGCAGGTATTGAATTGGCCAGTATTCAGCCCGATGTCGTCTACCTCAATGGCCTGTGGGAAGGGATGACGCGTGGTCTTCTAAAGTCTCGCTTACCGAGTGCGCGCTATGTGATCGCCCCGCGCGGGGCACTGGGCGCTGGGGCCTTGGCGATTAAGCCCTGGAAAAAGAAATTGGGACTTTTGCTGATGCGCGGCTCTTTAAAGAATTTGGTCTGGCATGCGACGGCCGACAGTGAAGTTACCGAAGTCCGACAGGTGATTGGACCAGACGAAACGGTGTATCTTGCTTCGAATTTATTGGAGCGTCGAGTGGCAAATGCAGTTGAACTGCTGCCGGCAGAGAGGGCTGCTGGACCGATTCGCTTCGTCTCGTTCTCGCGCTTATCACGTAAGAAGAATTTTGATTATTTGCTGCGTTGCCTGCAGGCGGTGCGGGGGCCGTTTAGCTTGGATATTATTGGGCCTGAAGAGGATCCTGTCTATACGGAGGAACTCAATGACTTGGCAGGTCAATTAGCCACCGATCAGGTGGTCCGCTTTTTGGGTGGAAAGTCGCCTGCCGAGCTACAAGCATTGCTGCCCAGCTACGATTTTTTTGCTTTGCCCACGCAACATGAGAACTTTGGCCATGTCTTTGTTGAGGCTTGGGCTGCGGGGCTCCCAGTCATTATCAGTGATCAAACTCCATGGCGGGATCTGGAATCGAAGGGCATCGGCTGGGATATCGCGTTATCCGATACGCAGCGCTGGAGGAATGTCTTAGAGCATTGCATACAAATTAGTTCGGAGGAGATTCATAAAATGAAATTAAATGCCGCTCAATTTGCTTCCGCGCTGGCTTTGAATCAACCTATAGATAGTTATCAGCGGATATTTGAGGGCTGA
- a CDS encoding O-antigen ligase family protein, translated as MNRPTSKAQQRSAFTLKNIFRNGLFIAVVFFLNKLGPPGSLLGYLCLFVMASRSTEGAIKALSLGALFIVANSYLVSINFVHTYLRFPLVAVAGLRIFWDAYRRSPKVFFQGHLIALLLFGGVSLLCAFINQYFFMVSFLKLGVFVYGVYAIMVGTDLGRTSGSDLTVWFCSMVLFYIAGNLLAYALGVGYTFRGRLTEAGGSLGLAGMTNHPQTQGPLSAISSIYAICVFLYTPYRLRWLMALAAPVLLVLCYLSAARTGIFAVALAICLILGITILLSQGRKRIRLNISIPQLILMIFGGTVGLFLLEVFTGGALSSKFSEFALKAIREGGGSSFSFSQMFESRMPLIEQSLYGFHQSPLTGIGFGTELDPLWAATATLFTAPTEKGFLPTAILEETGIFGTFCFVVFLILFFKNYLSKRNVVAIGVMACFLLLNLGEMMFFALGGMGLYCWSILGAAIALGDRVVERG; from the coding sequence ATGAATCGCCCGACGAGTAAGGCGCAGCAGCGCAGTGCGTTTACGCTGAAGAATATTTTTCGAAATGGCCTGTTCATTGCGGTGGTTTTTTTCCTGAATAAATTGGGCCCGCCGGGGTCGTTGCTGGGCTATCTTTGCCTCTTTGTCATGGCGTCGCGAAGCACTGAAGGTGCCATCAAAGCGCTGTCGTTGGGAGCCTTATTTATTGTCGCTAATTCCTACCTGGTTTCGATTAATTTTGTGCATACTTATCTGCGTTTTCCTCTGGTGGCGGTGGCAGGATTACGTATTTTCTGGGATGCATATCGTCGTTCACCGAAAGTATTTTTCCAAGGGCACCTCATTGCACTTTTACTTTTTGGAGGTGTCTCGTTACTGTGTGCTTTTATTAATCAATACTTCTTTATGGTTAGCTTTCTGAAGCTGGGAGTCTTTGTTTATGGCGTTTATGCGATCATGGTGGGCACCGACCTCGGTCGTACTTCGGGGTCTGACTTAACTGTTTGGTTCTGTTCGATGGTCTTGTTTTATATTGCTGGTAATTTATTGGCGTACGCTTTGGGGGTGGGGTACACATTTCGAGGGCGATTAACTGAAGCAGGTGGGTCACTAGGTCTAGCAGGAATGACAAATCACCCGCAGACTCAGGGGCCCTTATCTGCAATTTCTTCGATTTATGCTATTTGTGTATTCTTATATACACCTTACCGGTTGCGTTGGTTGATGGCTTTAGCTGCACCCGTCTTATTGGTGCTTTGTTATTTGAGTGCTGCTCGAACCGGAATTTTTGCTGTGGCCCTAGCAATTTGTTTAATTCTTGGAATTACCATTCTGCTTAGCCAAGGGCGTAAGCGTATACGCTTGAATATTTCAATTCCTCAGCTGATCTTGATGATTTTTGGAGGAACTGTAGGTCTCTTTTTGCTGGAAGTGTTTACAGGTGGCGCTTTGAGTTCAAAATTCAGTGAATTTGCTTTGAAAGCTATTCGCGAAGGCGGAGGGAGCAGTTTTAGTTTTAGTCAGATGTTTGAATCACGGATGCCACTGATTGAACAATCATTGTATGGTTTTCATCAAAGTCCATTGACTGGAATAGGTTTTGGGACTGAATTGGACCCTTTATGGGCTGCAACCGCGACTCTGTTCACTGCGCCAACGGAAAAAGGTTTTTTGCCAACTGCTATATTAGAGGAAACTGGAATATTTGGTACTTTTTGTTTTGTTGTATTTTTGATTTTGTTTTTCAAAAATTATTTGAGTAAGCGCAATGTTGTGGCAATTGGGGTGATGGCATGTTTCTTATTGCTCAATCTCGGGGAGATGATGTTTTTTGCCCTCGGAGGTATGGGGCTGTATTGCTGGTCGATTTTAGGTGCTGCGATTGCGCTGGGTGATCGAGTTGTGGAGCGAGGGTAG